From a single Rosa rugosa chromosome 7, drRosRugo1.1, whole genome shotgun sequence genomic region:
- the LOC133721742 gene encoding uncharacterized protein LOC133721742, translating into MDENSALIESILREEDEAEADKYVKKMSSTAPVQNGDAYAWQTVSYHKRNRRLSQPIPPDSVGDPSNGDVFRSIELHSEDRRRRIRQAQTDSLPAVRSEPHSDDDSDAEVAAAAENGEPKKAKVKKPKKPKLTVAEAASKIDAAHLGAFLAEITEVYQSQQDILLLRLADYFGRAFASVTAAQFPWLKIFKESTVSKMVDIPLSHISENVYKTSVDWIGQRSTEALGSFVLWSLDCILADLASHQGAAKGSKKVVQQPSRCQVAIFAVLAMVLRKKPDVLFSLFPVMRESSKYQGQDKLPLTVWLITQASQGDLVVGLYTWVHLLLPILSSKSGCNPQARDLILQSVERILSSPKARPILLNGAVRKGEHIVPPSALDLLMRVSFPSPSARVKATERFEAVYPTLKEIALAGSPGSKTVRQVAQKTLNYSVKAVKEGIPDLSKEATAIFIWCLTQSPECYKQWDMLYLDNLDASVIVLKKLSDEWKEHSVKHASLDPLRETLKSFREKNEKALAKGDDLVRHSLLKDADKYCKLILGRSSQGRGCMKSMVLVSVALAMGAAIMSQNIQPEDLKKLAAMFNFPLTL; encoded by the exons atggaCGAGAATTCAGCACTGATCGAATCGATTCTGAGAGAGGAAGACGAGGCGGAGGCAGACAAATATGTAAAGAAGATGAGCAGCACGGCGCCAGTCCAAAACGGCGACGCTTACGCCTGGCAAACTGTTTCTTATCACAAGCGAAACCGACGACTTTCTCAGCCAATTCCGCCTGATTCTGTCGGCGATCCCTCCAACGGCGACGTCTTCCGCTCGATCGAGCTGCATTCCGAGGACCGCCGGAGGAGAATTCGACAGGCTCAAACGGATTCCCTTCCCGCTGTCCGATCCGAGCCGCATTCCGACGACGATAGCGATGCCGAGGTCGCCGCTGCCGCGGAAAATGGCGAGCCGAAGAAGGCCAAAGTGAAGAAGCCGAAGAAGCCGAAGCTGACTGTGGCCGAGGCCGCTTCCAAGATCGACGCGGCTCATCTCGGTGCTTTTCTCGCCGAGATAACG GAGGTGTATCAATCCCAACAAGACATACTGCTTTTGCGTCTGGCTGATTATTTCGGTCGAGCATTTGCGTCCGTCACTGCTGCTCAGTTTCCCTGGTTGAAGATTTTCAAGGAATCCACTGTCTCAAAGATGGTTGAC ATCCCTCTTTCTCATATATCTGAAAATGTTTATAAGACATCAGTTGACTGGATCGGCCAGCGCTCCACTGAAGCCCTTGGGTCCTTCGTGTTGTGGTCACTAGATTGCATTCTTGCTGACCTTGCAAGTCATCAGGGAGCAGCAAAGGGATCCAAAAAGGTGGTCCAGCAACCTTCAAGATGTCAG GTTGCCATATTCGCGGTTTTAGCAATGGTGTTGCGAAAAAAACCTGATGTATTGTTTAGTCTATTTCCTGTGATGAGGGAAAGTTCGAAATATCAAGGCCAAGATAAGCTTCCGCTCACAGTGTGGTTGATTACGCAG GCCTCTCAAGGAGATCTGGTTGTTGGGTTGTACACATGGGTACATCTTCTCCTGCCTATATTGAGTAGCAAGTCAGGTTGTAATCCGCAGGCTAGAGACTTGATTTTGCAGTCAGTGGAAAG AATTTTATCGTCTCCAAAAGCTCGGCCTATTCTATTAAATGGTGCTGTTAGGAAAGGGGAGCACATAGTGCCACCATCAGCCCTTGATCTCTTGATGAGAGTTTCTTTTCCTTCACCTTCAGCGCGAGTTAAG GCAACTGAGAGATTTGAAGCCGTCTATCCAACCTTGAAAGAGATTGCCCTTGCTGGATCCCCAGGAAGCAAAACAGTGAGGCAGGTTGCACAGAAGACACTGAATTATTCAGTTAAAGCTGTTAAAGAAG GCATCCCCGATCTCTCTAAGGAGGCAACTGCTATATTTATCTGGTGTTTGACACAAAGTCCTGAATGTTACAAGCAATGG GACATGCTTTATCTGGACAATCTTGATGCAAGTGTTATTGTGCTGAAAAAGTTATCTGACGAGTGGAAGGAGCACTCCGTTAAACATGCCTCTCTTGACCCCTTGAGGGAAACCTTGAAGAGTTTCAGGGAGAAG AATGAAAAAGCATTGGCAAAAGGAGATGATTTGGTGCGCCATTCGTTGTTGAAGGATGCAGATAAATATTGCAAGCTGATTTTAGGACGGTCATCTCAAGGCCGTGGATGCATGAAAAGCATGGTTCTGGTGTCTGTTGCCCTTGCTATGGGTGCTGCTATCATGTCCCAAAACATACAACCCGAAGACCTCAAGAAACTTGCAGCCATGTTTAACTTCCCCCTGACTCTCTAA
- the LOC133722407 gene encoding geranylgeranyl pyrophosphate synthase 7, chloroplastic-like produces MALFATIQSYEHPALHRNPIICPKSPSKNPVGSLRSIIIPMKNKSLLRAQVADSSLVQPLLAEDEALFEFDEYMATKAKKVDKALNEAVPLQYPKKIHRAMRYTLLAGGKRVRPVLCIASCELVGGDESLAIPTACAVEMVHTMSLIHDDLPCMDNDDLRRGKPTNHKAFGEETALLAGDALLSLAFEHIAAKTTNVSPERVIQTIVELGSAVGSLGLVAGQMVDIHSEGKEVTLRELEYIHVHKTAKLLEASVVCGAIMGGGNEIEVEKMRKYARCIGLLFQVVDDILDVTKSSEELGKTAGKDLVSDKATFPKLMGIEGAKNFAAELVAQAIQELAYFDGAKAAPLYYLANYIAKRQT; encoded by the coding sequence ATGGCCCTTTTTGCAACGATTCAAAGCTATGAACATCCAGCTCTTCACAGAAACCCCATTATTTGTCCCAAAAGTCCCTCTAAAAACCCAGTTGGTAGCCTCAGATCAATTATAATTCCCATGAAAAACAAGTCCTTGTTACGTGCACAAGTAGCTGACTCGTCTCTAGTCCAACCATTGCTCGCCGAAGATGAAGCCCTATTCGAGTTTGACGAATACATGGCCACCAAGGCAAAGAAGGTGgacaaagcattgaatgaggcTGTGCCTTTGCAATATCCCAAGAAAATTCACAGGGCAATGAGATATACCCTATTAGCAGGCGGAAAGCGTGTGCGTCCAGTTTTATGCATCGCTTCGTGTGAACTAGTTGGAGGGGATGAATCTTTAGCAATCCCAACAGCTTGTGCCGTTGAAATGGTTCATACCATGTCACTTATTCACGATGACCTTCCTTGCATGGACAACGACGATCTTAGACGCGGAAAACCCACGAACCACAAGGCTTTCGGTGAAGAGACTGCACTTCTAGCTGGTGATGCTCTTCTGTCACTTGCCTTTGAGCACATAGCTGCCAAGACCACAAATGTTTCACCTGAACGTGTGATTCAGACCATTGTGGAGCTCGGTTCAGCTGTTGGCTCGTTAGGCCTTGTTGCAGGTCAAATGGTGGACATTCACAGTGAGGGCAAGGAAGTAACACTGAGAGAGTTGGAGTACATTCATGTTCATAAAACTGCAAAACTCCTCGAGGCTTCTGTGGTTTGTGGAGCAATAATGGGAGGAGGGAATGAAATTGAAGTTGAAAAGATGAGGAAGTATGCAAGGTGTATAGGGCTGTTGTTTCAAGTTGTGGATGATATTTTGGAcgtcacaaagtcatcggaagAATTGGGAAAGACAGCCGGAAAAGACTTGGTGAGTGATAAGGCGACATTTCCCAAGCTCATGGGCATCGAAGGGGCCAAGAACTTTGCTGCCGAATTAGTGGCTCAAGCAATACAAGAGCTTGCTTATTTTGATGGTGCTAAGGCTGCTCCACTATATTATTTAGCTAATTATATTGCAAAAAGGCAGACATAG